The Austwickia sp. genome includes a region encoding these proteins:
- a CDS encoding 1-deoxy-D-xylulose-5-phosphate synthase: MPLLDQIRNPADVRRLDPEQLDALAEEIREFLIRAVSATGGHLGPNLGVVELTIALHRTFESPKDTMVFDTGHIAYVHKLLTGRQDFSRLRAKGGLSGYPSRAESEHDVVENSHASGAVSWASGIAHARRLRGETGRHTVVVVGDGALTGGMAWEALNNLAACQDLPLVIVVNDNTRSYAPTIGGLAQHLAWLRTTRQYEQVLNWGKDRLARTPILGRPALYTLHGVKKGLKDMFAPQGLFEDLGLKYVGPVDGHDEAAVEVALRQAKGYGSPVIVHVMTTKGHGYEHARNNADDRFHAVGVINPETGLPLEVSGRSWTDDFAEAVEKAADQREDVVALTAAMLIPVGLKGFAERYPGRVFDVGIAEQHAVTMAAGLAYGGLHPIVAIYSTFLNRAFDQMLMDCALHRAGVTFVLDRAGITGNDGASHNGMWDMTLANIVPGLRLAAPRDGIRVAAALEEALAVDDGPTVLRFPKGNPPPPIDQVRTLGVVDVLVEPGEGGVNDLVVGIGSMVPTALAVAQKLTAGGRSVRVVDPRWCLPVPEELAGLARGADRVVVIEDNVVGGGIGAAVELALGEAGLETPVVQIGVPKRFLDHASRGEVLAEIGLTPETILRRLKSPRRGPRLADSA, from the coding sequence GTGCCCCTGTTGGATCAGATCCGCAATCCCGCCGATGTGCGTCGGCTCGATCCCGAGCAGCTGGACGCGCTCGCTGAGGAGATCCGGGAGTTCCTCATTCGGGCCGTGTCCGCCACGGGCGGTCACCTGGGACCCAACCTCGGCGTCGTCGAGCTGACGATCGCGTTGCACCGCACGTTCGAGAGCCCCAAAGACACCATGGTTTTCGACACGGGCCACATCGCCTACGTGCACAAGCTCCTCACGGGCCGCCAGGACTTCTCCCGGCTGCGGGCCAAGGGGGGCCTGTCGGGGTACCCGAGTCGGGCCGAGTCCGAACACGACGTGGTCGAGAACAGCCATGCGTCCGGCGCGGTGTCCTGGGCCTCGGGGATCGCCCACGCCCGGCGGCTGCGCGGCGAGACCGGGCGCCACACGGTGGTGGTCGTGGGGGACGGCGCCCTCACGGGCGGCATGGCCTGGGAGGCCCTGAACAACCTGGCCGCGTGTCAGGACCTGCCGCTCGTCATCGTCGTCAACGACAACACCCGCAGCTACGCGCCCACCATCGGCGGCCTGGCGCAGCACCTGGCGTGGCTGCGCACGACGCGGCAATACGAACAGGTGTTGAACTGGGGCAAGGACAGGCTGGCTCGGACCCCGATCCTGGGCCGCCCGGCGCTCTACACCCTGCACGGGGTGAAGAAGGGCCTCAAGGACATGTTCGCCCCGCAGGGGCTGTTCGAGGACCTCGGCCTGAAGTACGTCGGGCCGGTGGACGGGCACGACGAGGCGGCGGTCGAGGTGGCGCTGCGCCAAGCCAAGGGCTATGGCTCGCCGGTCATCGTGCACGTGATGACGACCAAGGGGCACGGCTACGAGCACGCGCGCAACAACGCCGACGACCGCTTCCACGCCGTGGGCGTCATCAACCCCGAGACCGGGCTGCCGCTGGAGGTCAGCGGGCGGTCCTGGACCGACGACTTCGCCGAGGCCGTGGAGAAGGCGGCGGATCAGCGCGAAGACGTCGTGGCCCTGACGGCGGCGATGCTGATCCCGGTGGGCCTGAAGGGGTTCGCGGAGCGGTACCCCGGCCGCGTCTTCGACGTCGGCATCGCCGAGCAGCACGCCGTGACGATGGCGGCGGGGCTGGCGTACGGCGGCCTGCACCCGATCGTGGCCATCTACTCGACCTTCCTGAACCGCGCCTTCGACCAGATGCTGATGGATTGCGCACTGCACCGAGCGGGCGTGACCTTTGTGCTCGACCGCGCGGGCATCACCGGCAACGACGGTGCCTCGCACAACGGCATGTGGGACATGACCCTGGCCAACATCGTGCCGGGTCTGCGGCTCGCGGCCCCGCGGGACGGGATCCGCGTCGCCGCCGCCCTGGAGGAGGCCCTGGCCGTCGACGACGGGCCGACGGTGCTGCGCTTCCCCAAGGGCAATCCGCCGCCGCCGATCGATCAGGTCCGCACGCTCGGCGTGGTGGATGTGCTGGTCGAGCCCGGTGAGGGCGGCGTGAACGACCTCGTCGTCGGCATCGGTTCCATGGTCCCCACCGCGCTGGCGGTCGCCCAGAAGCTCACCGCCGGCGGGCGTTCGGTGCGCGTCGTCGATCCCCGCTGGTGCCTGCCGGTCCCCGAAGAGCTCGCCGGGTTGGCCCGCGGGGCCGACCGCGTCGTGGTCATCGAGGACAACGTCGTGGGCGGCGGGATCGGTGCCGCCGTCGAGTTGGCCCTCGGCGAGGCGGGCCTGGAGACCCCGGTCGTCCAGATCGGCGTGCCCAAGCGGTTCCTGGACCATGCCAGCCGCGGCGAGGTCCTCGCGGAGATCGGCCTGACCCCCGAGACGATCCTGCGGCGGCTCAAGAGCCCACGTCGCGGGCCCCGCCTGGCAGACTCCGCGTAG
- a CDS encoding dihydrofolate reductase family protein has translation MKLTVHTFTTIDGVMQSPATPDEDTSGGFDRGGWLSPHVDDVMGEIVEGWFGRAEAVLLGRHTYQDMHDYWSRVEDPGTHTWRVLNTGPKYVVSTTLTDAAADWTDTTVLRGDPVEAVRALKARDGGELQVHGSWRLVQTLHEAGLVDEYRLLVFPTSVGGNAKRLFPDGSVPVGFAVSDVRVTGTGAVAMTLVPGDFRQAGVDVVDGADTVVDLQPA, from the coding sequence ATGAAGCTCACCGTGCACACCTTCACCACAATCGACGGCGTCATGCAGTCGCCCGCGACCCCCGACGAAGACACCAGCGGCGGATTCGACCGCGGCGGCTGGCTCAGCCCCCACGTCGACGACGTCATGGGCGAGATCGTCGAGGGCTGGTTCGGCCGGGCGGAGGCCGTCCTGCTGGGTCGGCACACCTACCAGGACATGCACGACTACTGGTCGCGCGTCGAGGACCCGGGCACGCACACCTGGCGGGTGCTCAACACGGGCCCCAAGTACGTCGTGTCGACCACCCTCACCGACGCCGCGGCGGACTGGACGGACACGACCGTCCTGCGCGGCGACCCGGTCGAGGCGGTCCGGGCCCTCAAGGCGCGCGACGGCGGCGAGCTGCAGGTCCACGGCAGCTGGCGGCTCGTCCAGACCCTGCACGAGGCCGGGCTCGTCGACGAATACCGGCTGCTGGTCTTCCCCACCAGCGTGGGCGGCAACGCCAAGCGGCTGTTCCCGGACGGATCCGTGCCCGTCGGGTTCGCGGTGAGCGACGTCCGGGTCACCGGCACCGGCGCCGTCGCCATGACGCTCGTCCCCGGCGACTTCCGGCAGGCCGGTGTCGATGTCGTCGACGGTGCGGACACCGTGGTGGACCTGCAACCCGCCTGA
- a CDS encoding response regulator transcription factor gives MTALRVLLADDHTMFREGLRALLEASGVEVVGEAADGPGALDLARRTRPDVALLDVQMPGPGIRALVDTLRTAVPDTRIAVLTMYTANDLADELEAHGVLGWFGKSLGHRALVAGLLAVAEGQPVRLSPRSVDATKARAAGLTPREMEVLRLVARGLGNRQVADQLYLSEATVKRHLTTLYRKLGASNRVDALSRALAQGLVDRLG, from the coding sequence ATGACAGCCCTGCGCGTCCTCCTGGCGGACGACCACACGATGTTCCGAGAGGGGCTGCGGGCGCTGCTGGAAGCCTCCGGCGTCGAGGTCGTGGGCGAGGCGGCCGACGGCCCCGGCGCGCTGGACCTCGCCCGGCGGACCCGCCCCGACGTGGCGCTCCTCGACGTGCAGATGCCCGGCCCGGGGATCCGCGCGCTGGTCGACACGCTGCGGACGGCCGTTCCCGACACGCGGATCGCGGTGCTCACCATGTACACCGCCAACGACCTCGCCGACGAGCTGGAGGCCCACGGCGTCTTGGGTTGGTTCGGGAAGAGCCTGGGCCATCGGGCGTTGGTCGCCGGCCTCCTCGCCGTCGCCGAGGGCCAGCCGGTCCGGCTCAGCCCGCGGTCGGTCGACGCCACCAAGGCGCGCGCCGCGGGTCTGACGCCCCGCGAGATGGAGGTGCTGCGCCTCGTGGCCCGCGGTCTAGGCAACCGACAGGTCGCCGACCAGCTCTATCTCAGCGAAGCCACAGTCAAGCGACACCTCACCACGCTGTACCGCAAGCTGGGCGCCTCCAACAGGGTCGATGCCCTGAGTCGTGCGCTCGCCCAGGGTCTGGTCGACCGGCTCGGCTGA
- a CDS encoding enoyl-CoA hydratase/isomerase family protein, whose amino-acid sequence MSAPTIDFQTIFPDEVVTDAKVRDIELPGGAGVMALITLDNGKDHTRPNTFGPQTLIHLSEVLDGVKARVDRGELATVAITGKPFILAAGADLSGVAKVTDKAQARAIADLGHDAFSKLTDMGVPTFSFINGLALGGGVEVNLYCTYRTASAGIPAFALPECFLGLIPGWGGTWLVPNLIGIEGAVKLVIENPLSMNKMLKGAEVYQMGLADALFEPADFLAQSIGWAAKVLTGEITVERKEIDRDEASWAAAIKKARDFADLKTGGYAPAPYRAIELMGKARTCSREEGFEGETKALEDLMMSEELRSGLYAFDLVQKRAKRPAGAPDKSLARKITKVGIVGAGLMASQLVLLFVRRLKVPVVMTDLDQDRVDKGVAYVHGELDKLVKKGRLSSDKANRFKALVTGSTEKSGFADADFVIEAVFEEMGVKKQVWKEVEEVVSPECILATNTSSLSITEMAADLQHPERVVGFHFFNPVAVMPLLEIIKGAKTDDAALATAFAAGKGLGKTTILVNDSPSFIVNRLLGRFMSDMVKIVDEGTPVDVADKGFAGVAPMPPFVLLGMVGPAVAFHNGETLGKAFPDRFYISENFRRIAIEHKMPGYYTMDASGAMVPNPDVVKLMELPANPVALTTEQVREKVLAGLAQEARIMLDEGVVIAPEDLDLAMITGAGFQFWNGGLTPLLDRSGIAEKVTGKRFLAPGLASLPQ is encoded by the coding sequence ATGAGCGCGCCCACGATCGACTTCCAGACCATCTTCCCCGACGAGGTCGTCACCGACGCCAAGGTCCGCGACATCGAGCTGCCCGGCGGCGCCGGCGTCATGGCGCTCATCACCCTGGACAACGGCAAGGACCACACTCGCCCGAACACCTTCGGGCCGCAGACCCTCATCCACCTCTCCGAGGTGCTCGACGGCGTCAAGGCCCGCGTGGACCGCGGCGAGCTGGCGACGGTGGCCATCACCGGTAAGCCGTTCATCCTCGCCGCCGGCGCCGACCTGTCCGGCGTCGCGAAGGTGACCGACAAGGCGCAAGCCCGCGCCATCGCCGACCTCGGCCACGACGCGTTCAGCAAGCTCACCGACATGGGCGTGCCGACGTTCTCGTTCATCAACGGGCTGGCCCTCGGCGGCGGCGTCGAGGTCAACCTCTACTGCACCTACCGCACGGCCTCGGCGGGCATTCCCGCGTTCGCGCTGCCCGAGTGCTTCCTCGGGCTGATCCCCGGCTGGGGCGGCACCTGGCTGGTGCCCAACCTCATCGGCATCGAGGGCGCGGTCAAGCTCGTCATCGAGAACCCGCTGTCGATGAACAAGATGCTCAAGGGCGCCGAGGTCTACCAGATGGGCCTGGCCGACGCGCTCTTCGAGCCGGCCGACTTCCTCGCGCAGTCGATCGGCTGGGCGGCCAAGGTGCTGACCGGCGAGATCACGGTGGAGCGCAAGGAGATCGACCGCGACGAGGCCAGCTGGGCCGCCGCGATCAAGAAGGCCCGCGACTTCGCGGACCTCAAGACGGGCGGCTACGCCCCCGCGCCGTACCGCGCCATCGAGCTCATGGGGAAGGCACGCACCTGCTCCCGCGAGGAGGGCTTCGAGGGCGAGACCAAGGCCCTCGAAGACCTCATGATGAGTGAGGAGCTCCGCTCCGGGCTCTACGCGTTCGATCTCGTGCAGAAGCGCGCCAAGCGCCCCGCCGGCGCGCCGGACAAGTCGCTGGCCCGCAAGATCACCAAGGTCGGCATCGTGGGCGCGGGTCTGATGGCCAGCCAGCTGGTGCTGCTGTTCGTGCGCCGCCTCAAGGTGCCGGTCGTCATGACCGACCTCGACCAGGACCGCGTCGACAAGGGCGTCGCCTATGTGCACGGCGAGCTGGACAAGCTGGTCAAGAAGGGCCGGCTGAGCAGCGACAAGGCCAACCGCTTCAAGGCCCTCGTCACCGGCTCCACCGAGAAGTCCGGCTTCGCCGACGCGGACTTCGTCATCGAGGCCGTCTTCGAGGAGATGGGCGTCAAGAAGCAGGTCTGGAAGGAGGTCGAGGAGGTCGTCAGCCCGGAGTGCATCCTCGCGACCAACACCTCCTCGCTCTCGATCACCGAGATGGCGGCCGACCTGCAGCACCCCGAGCGGGTCGTCGGGTTCCACTTCTTCAACCCGGTCGCGGTCATGCCCCTGTTGGAGATCATCAAGGGCGCCAAGACCGACGACGCCGCGCTGGCCACCGCCTTCGCGGCCGGCAAGGGCCTGGGCAAGACCACGATCCTGGTCAACGACAGCCCGTCGTTCATCGTGAACCGCCTGCTGGGCCGGTTCATGTCGGACATGGTCAAGATCGTCGACGAGGGCACGCCGGTCGACGTGGCCGACAAGGGCTTCGCGGGGGTGGCTCCCATGCCGCCGTTCGTGCTGCTCGGCATGGTGGGCCCGGCCGTCGCGTTCCACAACGGCGAGACCCTGGGCAAGGCGTTCCCGGACCGGTTCTACATCAGCGAGAACTTCCGGCGCATCGCCATCGAGCACAAGATGCCGGGCTACTACACGATGGACGCGAGCGGTGCCATGGTGCCCAACCCGGACGTCGTCAAGCTGATGGAGCTGCCCGCGAACCCCGTGGCGCTCACGACCGAGCAGGTGCGCGAGAAGGTGCTCGCCGGCCTGGCGCAGGAGGCCCGGATCATGCTCGACGAGGGCGTGGTCATCGCCCCCGAGGATCTCGACCTGGCCATGATCACCGGCGCCGGATTCCAGTTCTGGAACGGCGGGCTCACCCCGCTGCTCGACCGGTCCGGCATCGCGGAGAAGGTGACTGGAAAGCGCTTCCTCGCCCCCGGTTTGGCGAGCCTGCCGCAGTGA
- a CDS encoding type II toxin-antitoxin system RelE/ParE family toxin, translated as MTREWVVDVENIAAWMHSLDPDSYDQLIAAARLLRCHGPHLGRPLVDTVKGSRHKNVKELRPGSSGRSEIRVLFAFDPARQAVMLYAGDKAGKWKGWYDVAIPAADDLFDAHLHKHSPQQRQTRKR; from the coding sequence ATGACACGAGAGTGGGTGGTGGATGTTGAAAACATCGCCGCATGGATGCACTCGCTTGACCCTGATAGCTATGACCAGCTCATCGCGGCGGCTCGATTGCTGAGGTGCCACGGACCGCACCTAGGACGACCCCTGGTGGACACCGTCAAGGGGTCACGCCACAAGAACGTGAAGGAACTTCGGCCAGGATCGTCCGGGCGCAGCGAGATCCGCGTGCTCTTCGCGTTCGACCCCGCGCGCCAGGCAGTCATGCTGTACGCCGGGGACAAGGCAGGCAAGTGGAAGGGCTGGTACGACGTGGCGATCCCTGCCGCAGACGACCTGTTCGATGCGCACCTGCACAAACACAGTCCACAGCAGCGACAAACACGCAAGAGGTGA
- a CDS encoding acetyl-CoA C-acyltransferase, giving the protein MRFHACRDPHVLSTQGEFVSTPRHEVVFVDGVRTPFGKAGDKGIYAQTRADDLVVACIRELLRRHPELPPERVGDVAIAATTQMGDQGLTIGRTAALLAGLPNTVPGYAIDRMCAGAMTATTTAAASIAFGAYDVAVAGGVEHMGRHPMGQGVDPNPRFVAEKLVDVEALNMGNTAENLHDRFPQLTKERSDRYAVASQNKMEKAYGANKIQPDLVPVATRHAELGWGLATKDEPPRPGVTMEALQGLKTPFRPHGRVTAGNAAGLNDGATACILASEEAAAELGMAPKMRLVSFAYAGLEPEVMGYGPVPATEKALANAGLSIDDIGLFELNEAFAVQVLSFLEHYGIADDDPRVNQYGGAIACGHPLASSGVRLMIQLARQFEENPSVRYGITSMCIGMGMGATVIWENAHHADYVSGASTETKEAAAR; this is encoded by the coding sequence ATGCGTTTCCACGCTTGTCGTGATCCCCATGTCCTCTCGACCCAGGGAGAGTTTGTGTCCACACCACGTCACGAGGTCGTCTTCGTCGACGGCGTTCGTACGCCCTTCGGCAAGGCCGGCGACAAGGGCATCTATGCCCAGACCCGCGCCGACGACCTGGTCGTCGCCTGCATCCGCGAGCTGCTGCGCCGCCACCCCGAGCTGCCCCCCGAGCGGGTCGGCGACGTCGCCATCGCGGCGACCACCCAGATGGGCGACCAGGGCCTGACGATCGGCCGCACGGCCGCGCTGCTGGCCGGCCTGCCCAACACGGTCCCGGGCTACGCGATCGACCGCATGTGCGCCGGCGCCATGACCGCCACCACGACCGCCGCCGCGAGCATCGCCTTCGGCGCGTACGACGTCGCCGTCGCCGGCGGTGTCGAGCACATGGGCCGCCACCCGATGGGCCAGGGCGTCGACCCCAACCCGCGGTTCGTCGCGGAGAAGCTCGTCGACGTCGAGGCGCTCAACATGGGCAACACGGCGGAGAACCTGCACGACCGGTTCCCCCAGCTCACCAAGGAGCGCTCGGACCGGTACGCCGTCGCCTCCCAGAACAAGATGGAGAAGGCCTACGGCGCCAACAAGATCCAGCCGGACCTCGTGCCCGTGGCGACCCGGCACGCCGAGCTGGGCTGGGGCCTGGCCACCAAGGACGAGCCGCCGCGCCCCGGCGTGACGATGGAGGCCCTGCAGGGCCTCAAGACGCCGTTCCGCCCGCACGGTCGGGTGACGGCGGGCAACGCGGCGGGCCTCAACGACGGCGCGACCGCGTGCATCCTCGCCTCCGAGGAGGCCGCCGCCGAGCTGGGCATGGCGCCGAAGATGCGGCTGGTCTCGTTCGCGTACGCCGGCCTCGAGCCCGAGGTCATGGGTTACGGCCCGGTGCCCGCGACCGAGAAAGCGCTGGCCAACGCCGGCCTGTCGATCGACGACATCGGCCTGTTCGAGCTCAACGAGGCGTTCGCCGTGCAGGTGCTGAGCTTCCTGGAGCACTACGGGATCGCCGACGACGATCCGCGGGTGAACCAGTACGGCGGGGCGATCGCGTGCGGCCACCCCCTCGCCAGCTCCGGCGTGCGGCTGATGATCCAGCTGGCCCGGCAGTTCGAGGAGAACCCCTCGGTCCGCTACGGCATCACCAGCATGTGCATCGGCATGGGCATGGGCGCCACGGTGATCTGGGAGAACGCCCACCACGCCGACTACGTCAGCGGCGCAAGCACCGAGACCAAGGAGGCGGCGGCCCGATGA
- a CDS encoding helix-turn-helix transcriptional regulator: protein MGMSLEEMEMRRPPREAHVRQLQEEMMAQVRAYQLRELRELAALTQNDVAERIGKGQRQVSKIERGDIERTQVDTLRRYAEALGGTLHVEIQVGGRRMAIA, encoded by the coding sequence ATGGGCATGTCCCTAGAAGAGATGGAGATGCGCCGTCCCCCCCGTGAGGCTCATGTTCGGCAGCTCCAGGAAGAGATGATGGCGCAGGTGCGGGCCTACCAGCTACGCGAGTTGCGCGAGTTGGCCGCACTCACGCAGAACGACGTCGCCGAACGCATCGGAAAGGGACAGCGGCAGGTTTCTAAGATCGAGCGCGGTGACATCGAGCGCACCCAGGTCGACACCCTGCGGCGGTATGCCGAGGCCCTCGGTGGCACGTTGCACGTCGAAATCCAAGTGGGTGGCCGGCGCATGGCCATCGCCTAG
- a CDS encoding alpha/beta fold hydrolase: MSDLTVHDLSEGTPGPSAPTVLLVHGITGNGLCWGEVALEIGRRHGAGAVRVLAPDLRGRAGSREVGPPYGMGSHAADMAEIARAQGGPTLLVGHSMGAFVAAVAMATDPTPYVGALLVDGGLALPMPEGIDVDAALQAVIGPAMTRLTMRFDDPEAYLAFWDQHPAVGPLLTGPASETTRGYILYDLMRAPDGDGYVSTCVLEAIREDGGAVLIDPTVAPAVKNALAAGARMELIWAARGMLNEPQGLYDDARLAAHALPESLPVTQADANHYSVILDAAGVGTICDAIDRMLP; encoded by the coding sequence ATGTCAGACCTGACCGTTCACGATCTGTCCGAGGGCACCCCCGGGCCGTCCGCGCCGACCGTGCTGCTCGTGCACGGCATCACCGGCAACGGGCTGTGCTGGGGCGAAGTGGCCCTCGAGATCGGCCGTCGACACGGTGCGGGCGCGGTCCGCGTCCTCGCCCCCGACCTGCGGGGCCGCGCCGGCTCCCGGGAGGTCGGCCCGCCGTACGGGATGGGCAGCCACGCCGCCGACATGGCCGAGATCGCCCGCGCCCAGGGCGGACCGACGCTGCTCGTCGGGCACTCCATGGGCGCCTTTGTCGCGGCGGTCGCGATGGCGACGGATCCGACGCCGTACGTCGGGGCCCTGCTCGTCGACGGCGGCCTGGCGTTGCCCATGCCGGAGGGCATCGACGTCGACGCCGCCCTGCAGGCCGTGATCGGCCCCGCCATGACCCGGCTGACGATGCGCTTCGACGACCCCGAGGCCTACCTGGCGTTCTGGGATCAGCACCCGGCGGTCGGCCCGCTGCTGACGGGACCCGCCTCGGAAACGACGCGCGGCTACATCCTCTACGACCTCATGCGGGCCCCCGACGGCGACGGCTACGTCTCCACGTGCGTCCTGGAGGCCATCCGCGAGGACGGCGGGGCGGTCCTCATCGACCCCACCGTGGCACCCGCGGTCAAGAACGCGCTCGCGGCAGGGGCGCGGATGGAGTTGATCTGGGCGGCCCGGGGCATGCTCAACGAACCGCAGGGACTGTACGACGACGCCCGGCTGGCCGCGCACGCCCTGCCTGAGTCGTTGCCCGTCACGCAGGCGGACGCCAACCACTACTCGGTGATCCTCGACGCCGCCGGCGTGGGGACGATCTGCGACGCGATCGACCGCATGCTGCCCTGA
- a CDS encoding HIT family protein: protein MASIFSRIIAKEIPGRFVWEDDRCVAFLTAAPLTPGHTLVVTREEIEQWTDADPDLLAHVAQVALAIGQAQQEEWEAPRVGLLAQGFEVPHLHWHVWPVTSPKQFSFRTADNDPDPAMMDDAAARLRARLRARGHADHVPAEG from the coding sequence ATGGCCAGCATCTTCAGTCGCATCATCGCCAAGGAGATCCCGGGTCGGTTCGTCTGGGAGGACGACCGCTGTGTCGCGTTCCTCACCGCCGCGCCGCTGACGCCCGGGCACACGCTCGTGGTGACGCGCGAGGAGATCGAGCAATGGACCGACGCCGACCCCGACCTGCTGGCGCACGTCGCCCAGGTGGCGCTCGCGATCGGGCAGGCGCAGCAGGAGGAATGGGAGGCCCCGCGGGTCGGCCTGCTCGCGCAGGGCTTCGAGGTGCCCCACCTGCACTGGCACGTGTGGCCCGTGACCTCGCCGAAGCAGTTCAGCTTCCGCACCGCCGACAACGACCCGGACCCCGCCATGATGGACGACGCCGCCGCCCGGCTGCGGGCCCGCCTGCGCGCGCGGGGCCACGCCGACCACGTGCCGGCCGAGGGCTGA
- a CDS encoding UDP-N-acetylglucosamine 1-carboxyvinyltransferase, producing MSEDYLARIGGLIRDARRHKGLTQAELAEHLGTSQSAVARIEQGRQNLSLEMLARIGESLDSEFVSLGRSGPQHLRIKGGTKLSGEIDVKTSKNAAVALLCAALLNRGRTTLRSLARIEEVNRILEVLQSIGVRTRWLPGSNDLEIVPPQRLDLTAMDLDAARRTRTIIMFFAPLLHDFDTFSLPFSGGCDLGSRTIEPHMHALHNFGLAVTATNGFYHAAVDRSVRPTRAIVLTERGDTVTENALMAAARCEGETVIRNASPNYMVQDLCFFLERLGVQIDGIGTTTLRVRGRSVIDVDVDYSPSEDPIEAMSLLAAAVVTESAITIRRVPIEFLEIELTLLGEMGMKCELTPEYPSANGKTRLVDLTTIPGPLVAPIDKIHPMPFPGLNIDNLPFFALIGAVAQGRTMIHDWVYENRAIYLTELTKVGVKVQLLDPHRVLIDGPTRWRAAEVVCPPALRPGVVILLAMLAAPGTSVLRNVYVINRGYEDLAHRLNALGASVTTFRDI from the coding sequence ATGAGTGAGGACTACTTGGCACGCATCGGAGGCCTCATCCGCGACGCTCGCCGGCACAAGGGCCTGACTCAAGCGGAACTCGCCGAACACCTCGGCACCAGCCAGAGCGCGGTAGCCCGCATCGAACAGGGCCGGCAGAACCTCAGCCTGGAGATGCTCGCCCGGATTGGGGAGTCCCTCGACAGCGAGTTCGTCTCGCTCGGCAGGTCCGGCCCGCAGCACCTGCGGATCAAGGGCGGCACCAAGCTGTCCGGCGAGATCGACGTCAAGACCAGCAAGAACGCGGCGGTGGCGCTCCTGTGCGCCGCGCTGCTCAACCGGGGTCGCACGACGCTGCGCAGCCTCGCGCGCATCGAGGAGGTCAACCGGATCCTGGAGGTGCTGCAGAGCATCGGCGTGCGCACCCGCTGGCTGCCCGGCAGCAACGACCTGGAGATCGTGCCGCCGCAGCGGCTCGACCTGACCGCGATGGATCTGGACGCCGCGCGGCGTACCCGCACGATCATCATGTTCTTCGCGCCCCTGCTGCACGACTTCGACACCTTCTCGCTGCCCTTCTCCGGGGGCTGCGACCTGGGCTCGCGCACCATCGAGCCGCATATGCACGCCCTGCACAACTTCGGGCTGGCCGTGACCGCGACCAACGGCTTCTATCACGCGGCCGTGGACCGGTCGGTGCGGCCGACCCGAGCGATCGTGCTGACCGAACGCGGTGACACCGTCACCGAGAACGCGCTGATGGCCGCCGCTCGATGCGAGGGCGAGACGGTCATCCGCAACGCCAGCCCCAACTACATGGTCCAGGACCTGTGCTTCTTCCTGGAGCGCCTGGGCGTGCAGATCGACGGCATCGGCACCACCACGCTGCGCGTGCGGGGCCGCTCGGTCATCGACGTGGACGTGGACTACTCGCCGAGCGAGGACCCGATCGAGGCGATGAGCCTGCTCGCCGCCGCGGTGGTCACCGAGTCCGCCATCACCATCCGGCGGGTGCCGATCGAGTTCCTCGAGATCGAGCTGACCCTGCTGGGCGAGATGGGGATGAAGTGCGAGCTGACGCCGGAGTACCCGTCGGCCAACGGCAAGACCAGGCTGGTGGATCTCACGACGATTCCGGGGCCGCTGGTCGCCCCGATCGACAAGATCCACCCCATGCCGTTCCCCGGCCTGAACATCGATAACCTGCCGTTCTTCGCGCTCATCGGGGCGGTGGCCCAGGGCCGCACCATGATTCACGACTGGGTCTATGAGAACCGGGCGATCTACCTCACCGAGCTCACCAAGGTGGGCGTCAAGGTGCAGCTGCTCGACCCGCACCGCGTGCTCATCGACGGGCCGACCCGGTGGCGCGCGGCCGAGGTGGTCTGCCCGCCGGCCCTGCGCCCCGGCGTGGTGATCCTCTTGGCCATGCTGGCGGCGCCCGGGACGTCGGTGCTGCGAAACGTGTACGTCATCAACCGCGGGTACGAGGACCTGGCGCACCGCCTCAACGCCCTGGGCGCGAGCGTCACGACCTTCCGCGACATCTAG